From Blastochloris viridis, one genomic window encodes:
- a CDS encoding amino acid ABC transporter ATP-binding protein: MAPETALSEIKPKIEFRHVHKHHGALHVIQGVSTTVRAGEVVVICGPSGSGKSTLIRLINGLETISEGEVLVDGIAVSLLRGRALQALRSRIGFVFQQFNLYAHLTAEENVSLAPRRIGGLTKAAARQCALALLERVGLSDKTDAFPHQLSGGQQQRVAIARALALDPDIVLFDEPTSALDPEMIGEVLIVMREVARSGITMVVVTHEMGFARQLADRVLFLDEGEILEEASPERFFLAPSHPRARRFLSQIHSPLHLAEVE, encoded by the coding sequence ATGGCGCCCGAAACTGCCCTATCCGAGATCAAACCCAAGATCGAGTTCCGCCATGTGCACAAGCACCACGGCGCGCTACACGTCATACAGGGCGTCAGCACCACCGTGCGCGCCGGCGAGGTGGTGGTGATCTGCGGCCCCTCGGGATCGGGCAAGTCGACACTGATCCGCCTCATCAACGGCCTCGAGACGATTTCAGAAGGCGAGGTGCTGGTTGACGGCATCGCGGTGTCCCTCCTCCGGGGCCGCGCGCTGCAGGCGCTCCGCAGCCGTATCGGCTTCGTGTTCCAGCAATTCAACCTCTACGCTCACCTCACCGCCGAGGAAAACGTCTCGCTCGCGCCGCGCCGCATCGGCGGCCTCACCAAGGCGGCAGCGCGCCAGTGCGCGCTGGCCCTGCTCGAACGCGTCGGGCTTTCCGACAAGACCGACGCGTTCCCGCATCAATTGTCGGGCGGCCAGCAGCAGCGGGTCGCCATCGCCCGCGCCCTGGCGCTCGATCCCGACATCGTGTTGTTCGACGAGCCGACCTCAGCGCTCGACCCGGAGATGATCGGCGAGGTGCTGATCGTGATGCGCGAAGTTGCGAGAAGCGGTATCACCATGGTGGTGGTGACCCACGAGATGGGGTTCGCACGCCAACTCGCCGACCGCGTCCTGTTCCTCGACGAGGGGGAGATCCTGGAGGAGGCGTCGCCGGAACGGTTCTTCCTCGCCCCCTCTCATCCCCGCGCGCGGCGATTCCTCAGCCAGATCCACTCGCCGCTTCATCTTGCGGAGGTCGAGTGA
- a CDS encoding amino acid ABC transporter permease, with product MIFSFDWAALLREPALGWLTAGVVTTLAVTLVAAPLAVVLGIVITTLRLERGPPRWLAIAIIELFRNTPLLVQLLFWYFAAFALLPRGWKMWIAADHAWAVVPPGVPLIAPEFLVATWGLALFTAVFLAEELRTGLAAVPAGQIEAARAQGLGRLDVLRFILLPQAVANAWQPMVGQLLNLMKLSSLASSIGLAEITYQARTIESYNAHSVEAFAAGTLLYLAIGLIMSRILVWLGPHRPGSLRRSSAEARLAATGGGAL from the coding sequence GTGATCTTCAGCTTCGACTGGGCGGCGCTGCTGCGCGAGCCGGCGCTCGGCTGGCTGACCGCAGGCGTTGTCACCACGCTCGCCGTCACGCTGGTTGCCGCGCCGCTTGCCGTGGTGCTGGGAATCGTCATCACGACGTTGCGGCTCGAGCGGGGCCCGCCGCGCTGGCTGGCGATCGCCATCATCGAGCTGTTCCGCAACACCCCGCTGCTGGTGCAGTTGCTGTTCTGGTACTTCGCCGCGTTCGCGCTGCTGCCGCGCGGCTGGAAGATGTGGATCGCCGCCGACCATGCCTGGGCGGTGGTGCCGCCGGGCGTGCCGCTGATCGCGCCGGAATTCCTGGTGGCGACGTGGGGGCTCGCGCTGTTCACCGCGGTGTTCTTGGCGGAAGAGCTGCGCACCGGGCTCGCCGCGGTGCCGGCCGGACAGATCGAGGCGGCGCGGGCGCAGGGTCTCGGCCGGCTCGACGTGCTGCGCTTCATCCTCTTGCCGCAGGCGGTGGCCAACGCCTGGCAGCCGATGGTCGGCCAATTGCTCAACCTGATGAAGCTGTCATCGCTGGCAAGCTCGATCGGCCTTGCCGAGATCACCTATCAAGCACGCACCATCGAGAGCTACAATGCCCACTCCGTCGAGGCGTTCGCCGCCGGCACCCTGCTCTATCTCGCGATCGGGCTCATCATGAGCCGCATCCTGGTGTGGCTCGGGCCGCACCGGCCGGGCAGCCTGCGCCGTTCCAGCGCCGAGGCCCGACTCGCCGCTACCGGCGGAGGTGCGCTGTGA
- a CDS encoding amino acid ABC transporter permease: MLDFSVIGRNLDYLLLGQTADRVLGGLTLTLVMAITAAVLALAAGIMLALVAWRFSGWTRRLLFLWADLIRGIPLILVIFWLYFLLPVLLGGDLPSALTVILALAWFTSAAVMYSTLAAIEALPAGQLEAARAAGFSEAQTLRFILVPQALRNLVPSYVGLLVSLIKDTSLAFIINVPELTTVAGQVNSREQVYPVEIFLFLTLVYFVLCEGLSLSASALARRLKREGRQHSTVSGRSLRVPGNPLAENP, from the coding sequence ATGCTCGATTTCTCGGTGATCGGCCGCAACCTCGACTATCTGCTGCTCGGCCAGACCGCCGACCGCGTGCTCGGCGGTCTCACGCTGACGCTGGTGATGGCGATCACCGCGGCGGTGCTGGCCTTGGCGGCGGGGATCATGCTCGCTTTGGTGGCGTGGCGCTTTTCGGGCTGGACGCGGCGGCTTCTGTTCCTGTGGGCGGACCTGATCCGCGGTATTCCGCTGATCCTGGTGATCTTCTGGCTCTATTTCCTGCTGCCGGTGCTGCTCGGCGGCGACCTACCCTCCGCCCTCACCGTGATCCTCGCATTGGCGTGGTTCACCTCGGCGGCGGTGATGTACTCGACGCTCGCCGCCATCGAGGCGCTGCCCGCCGGCCAGCTTGAGGCGGCGCGCGCCGCCGGCTTCTCCGAGGCCCAGACGTTGCGGTTCATCCTGGTGCCGCAGGCGCTGCGCAATCTGGTGCCGTCCTATGTCGGGCTGCTGGTGTCGCTGATCAAGGACACCTCGCTCGCCTTCATCATCAACGTGCCGGAGCTGACCACCGTCGCGGGGCAGGTCAACAGCCGCGAGCAGGTCTATCCGGTCGAGATCTTCTTGTTCCTGACCCTGGTCTATTTCGTGCTGTGCGAGGGCCTGTCGCTTAGCGCGAGCGCCCTCGCCCGCCGATTGAAGCGCGAGGGTCGCCAGCACTCCACGGTTTCCGGGAGATCCCTTCGGGTTCCCGGCAACCCCCTCGCTGAAAATCCCTGA
- a CDS encoding NAD(P)/FAD-dependent oxidoreductase gives MGWTTDIAVVGGGAYGLSIAHALRQRRPDLFVTLLDLGDFASGETGRCGAGIRVQWGATGNILLSLRSLEIFERFAELYDYPDGIEFKQTGYVMLAYTESQLELFKTNLVIQARYGIFPDIITQQEVTRLAPSLNVAGVLGAVFFDRDASLSPFRVLDGYARAAKRLGADLRWGVEVLDLAREGDGFALATSAGSLAAGRVILANDTRIPQLLAPLALDLPVKPLPNQAFVTEPLAPLLDPCVMSFGHEMFVNQTVRGSFVVVCSDKGRSFGFDSKPRADLFPRSAERAISLVPALAGARFLRSWGGLYSVTPDMQPVLGATAVPGLFVALSSAKGFMTSPAAGRIIAELVDGLSPPDWVAALGPDRFDGRPLEKEPAVV, from the coding sequence ATGGGCTGGACCACCGATATCGCCGTGGTCGGCGGCGGTGCCTATGGCCTGTCGATTGCTCACGCGCTGCGCCAGCGCCGGCCGGACCTCTTTGTCACCTTGCTCGACCTTGGCGATTTTGCCAGCGGCGAGACCGGGCGCTGCGGTGCCGGCATCCGCGTGCAGTGGGGCGCCACCGGCAACATCCTGCTCAGCCTGCGCTCGCTTGAAATCTTCGAGCGCTTCGCCGAACTCTACGATTATCCCGACGGCATCGAGTTCAAGCAGACCGGCTACGTCATGCTGGCCTACACCGAAAGCCAGCTTGAGCTGTTTAAGACCAACCTGGTGATCCAGGCCAGATACGGCATCTTTCCCGACATCATCACGCAGCAAGAGGTGACGCGGCTGGCGCCGAGCCTCAATGTGGCGGGCGTGCTGGGCGCGGTGTTCTTCGATCGTGACGCGTCGCTGTCGCCGTTCCGCGTGCTCGACGGCTATGCCCGCGCTGCAAAGCGTCTCGGCGCAGACCTCCGCTGGGGTGTCGAGGTGCTCGATCTCGCGCGCGAGGGCGACGGCTTCGCGCTGGCAACGTCGGCCGGATCACTGGCGGCTGGCCGGGTGATCCTCGCCAACGACACCCGCATTCCGCAGCTGCTCGCGCCGTTGGCGCTTGATTTGCCGGTCAAGCCGCTGCCCAACCAGGCCTTCGTCACCGAGCCGCTGGCGCCGCTGCTAGACCCGTGCGTGATGTCGTTCGGCCACGAGATGTTCGTCAATCAGACGGTGCGCGGCTCGTTCGTGGTGGTGTGCTCGGACAAGGGCCGCAGCTTCGGCTTCGATTCCAAGCCGCGCGCCGACCTCTTTCCGCGTTCGGCCGAGCGCGCCATCTCGCTGGTGCCGGCGCTCGCGGGGGCGCGCTTCCTGCGCAGTTGGGGCGGGCTCTATTCGGTGACGCCGGACATGCAGCCGGTGCTGGGCGCGACCGCGGTGCCGGGCCTGTTCGTGGCGCTCTCCAGTGCCAAGGGCTTCATGACCTCGCCGGCCGCCGGCCGCATCATCGCCGAGTTGGTGGACGGCCTGTCACCGCCGGACTGGGTCGCGGCGCTCGGCCCCGACCGCTTCGACGGCCGCCCGCTGGAGAAGGAGCCGGCGGTGGTGTGA
- a CDS encoding NAD(P)/FAD-dependent oxidoreductase, whose amino-acid sequence MTLPDVVVIGAGPAGLAAAIEASGQGARVLLVDEGARPGGQIFRQSTPGIGGPPVLTAGEAARRRRLLARYDAARGAIDERFGTAVTANFDGLQVLVADDTSSRLVQPKAVVLATGLSELTVPFPGWTLPGVVTAGALQTLLKADAIRAGNRIALAGTGPLLLAVAAQLVTAGADVRAVALLNSPWTALRHPFAMWGARAVVRDGLSYLATLRRAGVPVLVGWGPLAAEGGTAVERLALAPHGGDGRLKAEHRKVFEVDTVGVNFGFTANSELARMAGVPVRFDARRGGWLPERQDDGATQVPGLYVAGDGAGLGGALAAESDGRIAGAAAAAFAGYPAKGSLAEAYRARARHWRFQAAIAPQFELPPAVWDWATDDTVICRCEGVRRARIERTIADGHVTLNAIKRNSRSGMGLCGGRVCLRSVLALSGHADDAAAAPMAARPGLKPVTLAALANRIEEA is encoded by the coding sequence ATGACATTGCCCGACGTTGTGGTGATCGGCGCAGGCCCGGCGGGGCTTGCCGCGGCGATCGAGGCGAGCGGGCAGGGTGCCCGCGTCCTGCTGGTCGACGAGGGTGCACGCCCCGGTGGCCAGATCTTCCGCCAGTCAACGCCGGGGATCGGCGGGCCGCCGGTGCTAACTGCGGGCGAGGCGGCGCGGCGGCGCCGGCTGCTCGCCCGCTATGACGCCGCGCGCGGCGCGATTGATGAGCGGTTCGGCACCGCGGTCACCGCGAACTTTGACGGGCTCCAGGTGCTGGTCGCCGACGACACCTCGAGCCGCCTTGTGCAGCCGAAGGCGGTGGTGCTGGCGACGGGTTTGAGCGAGCTGACCGTGCCGTTTCCGGGCTGGACGCTGCCCGGCGTGGTCACCGCCGGGGCGCTGCAAACGTTGCTCAAGGCCGATGCCATCCGCGCCGGCAACCGCATCGCTCTCGCCGGCACCGGGCCGCTGCTGTTGGCGGTGGCGGCGCAATTGGTGACTGCGGGCGCGGATGTGCGCGCGGTGGCGCTGCTCAACTCGCCGTGGACGGCGCTGCGCCATCCCTTCGCGATGTGGGGCGCCCGCGCGGTGGTGCGCGATGGCTTGAGCTATCTCGCCACGCTGCGCCGTGCCGGCGTGCCGGTGCTGGTCGGCTGGGGGCCGCTGGCGGCGGAGGGTGGCACGGCGGTTGAGCGGCTGGCGCTGGCGCCGCACGGCGGCGACGGCCGCCTCAAGGCCGAGCACCGCAAGGTGTTCGAGGTCGACACCGTCGGCGTCAATTTCGGCTTCACCGCCAACAGCGAATTGGCGCGCATGGCCGGCGTGCCGGTGCGGTTCGACGCCCGCCGCGGCGGCTGGCTGCCGGAGCGCCAGGACGACGGCGCCACCCAAGTGCCAGGCCTCTATGTAGCCGGCGACGGCGCCGGGCTCGGCGGCGCGCTCGCCGCCGAGAGCGACGGCCGCATCGCCGGGGCGGCCGCGGCCGCCTTCGCCGGCTATCCCGCCAAAGGCTCGCTCGCCGAGGCTTATCGCGCCCGCGCTCGCCACTGGCGGTTCCAGGCGGCGATCGCGCCGCAGTTCGAGCTGCCGCCGGCGGTTTGGGACTGGGCGACGGACGACACCGTGATCTGCCGCTGCGAGGGCGTGCGCCGCGCCCGCATCGAGCGCACCATCGCGGACGGCCACGTCACCCTCAACGCCATCAAGCGCAATTCCCGTTCCGGCATGGGGCTGTGCGGCGGCCGGGTCTGCCTGCGCAGCGTGCTAGCGCTGTCCGGCCACGCCGACGACGCGGCTGCGGCGCCGATGGCGGCGCGGCCGGGCTTAAAGCCGGTGACGCTGGCGGCGCTCGCCAACCGCATCGAGGAGGCGTGA
- a CDS encoding (2Fe-2S)-binding protein → MSDHHSEPRRGERAGPAFTICFGEREVPAWPGESVAGALLAAGIRHWRNAEDGSPRGLFCGIGTCWECRLVIDGKPGQRACRTPARPGQVVRRQEGLE, encoded by the coding sequence ATGTCCGATCATCACTCAGAGCCGCGCCGGGGCGAACGCGCCGGCCCGGCCTTCACCATCTGTTTCGGCGAGCGCGAGGTGCCGGCGTGGCCGGGCGAGTCCGTCGCCGGGGCGCTGCTCGCCGCCGGCATCCGCCACTGGCGCAACGCCGAGGACGGCTCGCCGCGCGGCCTGTTCTGCGGCATCGGCACCTGCTGGGAATGCCGGCTGGTGATCGACGGCAAGCCCGGCCAGCGCGCCTGCCGCACCCCGGCGCGCCCCGGCCAAGTGGTGCGCCGGCAGGAGGGGCTGGAATGA
- a CDS encoding ABC transporter substrate-binding protein, protein MKRILVSGAVALAALATSAAHAQEVTVGVPIAVTGQFSFAGSSGRNGIEIAREELEKTGGFGPVKLKLLIEDTASDKNQAVTLVDRFIKADKAALILGTTSSVEAFAALPIAQENKVPVLSIASADVTKVGDWVFKATTTPTKIMEALAQQYLERFKPKRVVYVFNRDNDAYIAQKNGIKDYLAANGVATVAEETIVGSDTDFTTLATKIVNQDIDTLVISTTAELSANIIIQARQAGLSDKVRIVGTPSFASPQFLKVGGAAVEGALFVSDYFTEGTSELNQRFVAAYKAKFGVAPDIFAAMGYTQLHVAVTALKAAAPNLDPASIRTAITKVKDLPTVLGNGTLSQTETRTPIYGGFVLTVKNGKFVQL, encoded by the coding sequence ATGAAGCGGATCCTCGTCTCCGGCGCCGTCGCCCTTGCGGCGCTCGCCACCTCGGCTGCTCATGCGCAGGAGGTCACCGTTGGCGTGCCGATCGCGGTGACCGGGCAGTTCTCGTTCGCCGGCTCATCCGGCCGCAACGGCATCGAGATCGCCCGCGAGGAGCTGGAGAAGACCGGCGGCTTCGGTCCGGTGAAACTTAAGCTCTTGATCGAGGATACCGCCAGCGACAAGAACCAGGCGGTGACGCTGGTCGACCGCTTCATCAAGGCTGACAAGGCGGCGCTGATCCTCGGCACCACCTCCAGCGTCGAGGCGTTCGCCGCGCTGCCGATCGCCCAGGAGAACAAGGTCCCGGTGCTGAGCATCGCCTCTGCCGACGTCACCAAGGTCGGCGACTGGGTGTTCAAGGCCACCACCACGCCGACCAAGATCATGGAGGCGCTGGCGCAGCAGTATCTGGAGCGCTTCAAGCCCAAGCGCGTGGTCTACGTCTTCAACCGCGACAACGACGCCTATATCGCCCAAAAGAACGGCATCAAGGATTATCTTGCGGCCAACGGCGTCGCCACCGTGGCGGAGGAGACCATCGTCGGCTCCGATACCGACTTCACCACGCTGGCGACCAAGATCGTCAACCAGGACATCGATACGCTGGTGATCTCGACTACAGCGGAATTGAGCGCCAACATCATCATCCAGGCGAGGCAGGCGGGGCTCTCCGACAAGGTGCGCATCGTCGGCACGCCGTCGTTCGCCTCGCCGCAGTTCCTGAAGGTTGGCGGCGCCGCGGTGGAGGGCGCCCTGTTCGTCTCCGACTATTTCACCGAAGGCACCAGCGAGCTGAACCAGCGCTTCGTTGCCGCCTACAAGGCCAAGTTCGGCGTGGCGCCCGACATCTTCGCGGCGATGGGCTACACCCAGCTCCACGTTGCCGTCACCGCACTCAAGGCCGCCGCGCCCAACCTCGACCCGGCCTCGATCCGCACCGCCATCACCAAGGTGAAGGATCTGCCGACCGTGCTCGGCAACGGCACGCTGTCGCAGACAGAGACCCGCACGCCGATCTATGGCGGCTTCGTGCTGACGGTGAAGAACGGCAAGTTCGTGCAGCTGTGA
- a CDS encoding ABC transporter ATP-binding protein, whose product MLRIEGVVTSYGHIEAVRGVDLAVPPGGVVALIGPNGAGKSTLLNTVSGLLRPRSGRIIFEGRDITGWPAARIARSGLLQVPEGRQVLGPLSVEENLLLGGLAATGRAAPPKLEEIFALFPVLAERRRQTAGSLSGGQQQMLAIGRALMGRPRLLVLDEPSLGLAPIIVSHVFQVLRRLNADGLTILLVEQNARLALAIGDVAYVLEQGRIVRFGAGAELAADPDIIEHYLPRFADDVRRRAPTGKETT is encoded by the coding sequence ATGCTGCGAATTGAAGGTGTCGTCACCTCCTACGGCCACATCGAGGCGGTGCGCGGCGTCGATCTCGCGGTGCCACCTGGCGGCGTGGTGGCGCTGATCGGCCCCAACGGTGCCGGCAAGAGCACACTGCTCAACACCGTGTCCGGCCTGCTGCGGCCGCGCTCAGGCCGCATCATCTTCGAGGGGCGGGACATCACCGGCTGGCCGGCGGCGCGCATCGCGCGCTCAGGGCTCCTCCAGGTGCCGGAGGGTCGCCAGGTGCTGGGGCCGCTGTCGGTGGAGGAAAACCTCTTGCTGGGCGGGCTCGCCGCCACCGGGCGCGCCGCACCGCCGAAGCTGGAGGAGATATTCGCGCTGTTCCCGGTGCTGGCCGAGCGCCGCCGCCAGACCGCCGGCTCGCTGTCCGGCGGCCAGCAGCAGATGCTGGCGATTGGCCGCGCGCTGATGGGACGGCCGCGCCTCTTGGTGCTCGACGAGCCGAGCCTGGGGCTGGCGCCGATCATCGTCTCGCACGTGTTCCAGGTGTTGCGTCGCCTCAATGCAGACGGCCTCACCATCCTCCTGGTCGAGCAGAACGCGCGCCTCGCCCTCGCCATCGGCGATGTCGCCTATGTCCTCGAACAGGGCCGCATCGTCCGCTTTGGTGCGGGCGCCGAGCTCGCCGCCGACCCCGACATCATCGAGCACTATCTGCCGCGCTTCGCGGACGACGTCCGTCGCCGCGCCCCTACTGGAAAGGAAACCACATGA
- a CDS encoding ABC transporter ATP-binding protein, protein MSLLVLDGVSKSFGGLKAVDEVSFGVEAGRITGLIGPNGAGKTTLVNLISGLALPSAGRITFDGRDITTIEPHRVARAGIARTFQTIRLLPEASVLANVAIGFHRHEQSSLVASLLLAPSAWRETARFEAAALALLDRFGMRRFADLPAGRLSYGHQRRVEMMRALATAPRLLLLDEPVAGMNDAEAESLGEMFRGLADDGRAILLIEHNIGFVLSLSDELHALDAGKLIASGAPCAVRSHPAVVAAYLGA, encoded by the coding sequence ATGAGCCTGCTTGTTCTCGATGGCGTCTCCAAATCGTTCGGCGGGCTCAAGGCCGTCGACGAGGTGTCGTTCGGCGTCGAAGCCGGCCGCATCACCGGGCTGATCGGCCCCAACGGCGCCGGCAAGACCACGCTGGTCAATCTGATCAGCGGCCTCGCTTTGCCAAGCGCCGGGCGCATCACTTTTGATGGCCGCGACATCACCACCATCGAGCCGCATCGGGTGGCGCGCGCCGGCATCGCCCGCACCTTCCAGACCATTCGCCTGCTGCCGGAGGCCAGCGTGCTGGCCAATGTGGCGATCGGCTTCCACCGCCACGAGCAAAGCTCGCTCGTTGCCTCGCTGCTGCTGGCGCCATCGGCATGGCGCGAGACTGCAAGGTTCGAGGCGGCGGCACTGGCGCTGCTCGACCGCTTCGGCATGCGCCGCTTCGCCGACCTGCCCGCCGGCCGGCTGTCCTACGGCCACCAGCGCCGGGTCGAGATGATGCGCGCGCTCGCCACCGCGCCGCGCCTGTTGCTGCTGGATGAGCCGGTGGCCGGCATGAACGACGCTGAGGCGGAAAGCCTGGGCGAGATGTTCCGCGGCCTCGCCGACGATGGTCGGGCGATCCTGCTCATCGAGCACAACATCGGATTTGTGCTGTCGCTCTCCGACGAACTGCATGCGCTCGACGCCGGCAAGCTGATCGCCTCCGGCGCACCTTGCGCGGTGCGCAGCCATCCCGCGGTGGTCGCCGCCTATCTCGGAGCGTGA
- a CDS encoding branched-chain amino acid ABC transporter permease — MSGMLAGYAGLLALVLVNAVLAYSQYLVLRAGVFSLATAGIASLGAYAAAILAVRWQVPGALALIAAGGVGLIAGVVLSLPLARLRGVFQAIATLAFVQIVLSLALYAEPLTGGAMGFNAIPRLVDLPGVAATFAIVLFVVIAVSRSRIGRAFDTIRQDETVAVSLGIAVVEWHRLAFALSGLIAGLGGGLMACRNYSLVPEDFGFPLLMAVLTQVVLGGRIAVAGPLVGAAVLTLLPEVARPLADYRMAVNGALLVLVAVCWPHGIVDTVAFHLRDRALRVREAVRP; from the coding sequence ATGAGCGGGATGCTCGCCGGCTATGCCGGCCTCCTGGCGCTGGTGCTGGTCAATGCCGTCCTGGCTTACAGCCAATATCTGGTGCTGCGCGCCGGCGTGTTCTCGCTGGCGACGGCGGGGATCGCCTCGCTCGGCGCGTATGCCGCCGCCATCCTGGCGGTGCGCTGGCAGGTGCCGGGTGCGCTGGCCTTGATCGCCGCGGGCGGCGTCGGGCTGATTGCCGGCGTCGTGCTGTCGCTGCCGCTGGCGCGGCTGCGCGGGGTGTTTCAGGCGATTGCCACGCTGGCCTTCGTGCAGATCGTGCTGTCGCTGGCGCTCTATGCCGAGCCGCTCACCGGCGGCGCCATGGGCTTCAACGCCATTCCGCGACTGGTCGATCTGCCCGGCGTGGCAGCGACGTTCGCCATTGTGCTGTTTGTCGTGATCGCGGTGTCGCGCTCGCGCATCGGCCGCGCCTTCGACACCATCCGCCAGGACGAGACGGTGGCAGTGTCGCTCGGCATCGCGGTGGTCGAGTGGCACCGGCTGGCGTTCGCGCTGTCGGGGCTGATCGCCGGTCTCGGCGGCGGCTTGATGGCCTGCCGCAACTATTCCCTGGTGCCGGAGGATTTCGGCTTCCCGCTGCTGATGGCGGTGCTGACCCAGGTAGTGCTGGGCGGGCGCATCGCCGTTGCCGGCCCGCTAGTCGGCGCGGCGGTGCTGACGCTGCTGCCGGAGGTAGCGCGTCCGCTCGCCGACTACCGCATGGCGGTGAACGGCGCGTTATTGGTGCTGGTGGCGGTGTGTTGGCCGCACGGCATCGTCGACACCGTGGCGTTTCATCTGCGCGACCGCGCCCTCAGGGTCCGGGAGGCCGTGCGGCCATGA
- a CDS encoding branched-chain amino acid ABC transporter permease — protein MVLQQTINGLITGSTYALFALGFTLVFGVLRILNLAHGAVFMAGAFVGLYAVTWAGLPLPLAFGVAVLVGGLIGVVVDWVAFRPLRRQNAAEFIAIVSSLGVAQMLMSVAQGVSNTLILRYPFGTFPVVFFEVFGLRISLLQITIVALVALLVTSLLAFLYATPFGRQIRAVAVSARTASLLGVRPDVVYAQTFFLSGALAAATGVIIGIAFNSVHFLMGEPFLLKAFVVVVLGGLGSVSGAVVAALLLGLVQSLTVAYLSSALSDAIIYSLLFAALLVRPGGLFGTSSAEMRVVRQ, from the coding sequence ATGGTCCTTCAACAAACCATTAACGGCCTAATTACCGGCTCAACCTACGCGCTATTTGCGCTGGGGTTCACGCTGGTGTTCGGCGTGTTGCGAATTCTCAACCTGGCCCACGGCGCGGTGTTCATGGCCGGCGCCTTCGTCGGCCTCTATGCCGTCACCTGGGCGGGGTTGCCGCTGCCTCTAGCGTTCGGCGTCGCGGTTCTGGTCGGCGGTTTGATCGGTGTGGTCGTCGACTGGGTGGCGTTCCGGCCGCTGCGCCGCCAGAACGCCGCGGAGTTCATCGCCATCGTCTCCAGCCTCGGCGTCGCCCAGATGCTGATGAGCGTGGCGCAGGGCGTCTCCAACACTCTGATCCTGCGCTACCCGTTCGGCACCTTCCCGGTGGTGTTCTTTGAGGTGTTCGGCCTGCGCATCTCGCTGCTGCAGATCACCATCGTGGCGCTGGTGGCGCTGCTGGTGACGAGCCTCCTGGCGTTTCTCTACGCTACCCCGTTCGGCCGGCAGATTCGCGCGGTGGCGGTGTCGGCGCGCACCGCCTCGCTGCTCGGGGTGCGGCCCGACGTGGTCTATGCCCAGACCTTCTTTCTGTCCGGAGCATTGGCGGCGGCCACCGGCGTCATCATCGGCATCGCCTTCAACTCCGTCCACTTCCTGATGGGCGAGCCGTTCCTGCTGAAGGCGTTCGTGGTGGTGGTGCTGGGCGGGCTCGGCAGCGTCAGCGGCGCGGTGGTCGCGGCGCTGCTGCTCGGCCTCGTGCAATCGCTCACCGTGGCCTACCTGTCGTCGGCGCTGTCGGACGCCATCATCTACAGCCTGCTGTTCGCCGCCCTGCTGGTCCGCCCCGGCGGCCTGTTCGGCACCTCCAGCGCCGAGATGCGGGTGGTGCGGCAATGA
- a CDS encoding dipeptidase: MPARLHRQATVIDGLIVSKWSRSLFEAMHAGGLTAANCTCAVWEGFDGAFRHLATWKRWLTKNDDLLLQVYSLDDIARAKREGRVGVILGWQNSAGFDEEPSFVPVFHELGLRVVQLTYHTANAAGSGCLEAFDAGLSSWGHELVAELNRAGILIDLSHVGSRTARDAIRVSKQPVAYTHCAPKALRDHPRNKTDEDLRAIAERGGVIGVTMFPPFMPRGNDSTLDDYLDAIEHVIGLAGEEQVAIGTDFTQDIDEEGLRYFTRYKGTGHALLEIGNVVNPKEFGRIEQYPNLTAAMERRGWTETRIRRVLGDNWLRLFGEVWR, translated from the coding sequence ATGCCCGCGCGCCTGCACCGCCAAGCCACCGTGATTGATGGGCTTATCGTCTCCAAATGGAGCCGGTCGCTGTTCGAGGCGATGCACGCCGGCGGCCTCACCGCCGCCAATTGCACCTGCGCGGTGTGGGAGGGCTTCGACGGCGCGTTCCGCCACCTCGCCACCTGGAAGCGCTGGCTCACCAAGAACGATGATCTCCTGCTGCAGGTTTACAGCTTGGACGACATCGCGCGGGCCAAGCGTGAGGGCCGGGTCGGCGTCATTCTCGGCTGGCAGAATTCGGCCGGCTTCGACGAGGAGCCAAGCTTCGTGCCGGTGTTCCACGAACTGGGCCTGCGGGTGGTGCAACTCACCTATCACACCGCCAATGCCGCGGGTTCCGGCTGCCTGGAAGCCTTTGATGCCGGGCTGTCGAGCTGGGGCCACGAGTTAGTCGCCGAGCTCAACCGCGCCGGCATCCTGATCGACCTCAGCCACGTCGGCTCGCGCACCGCGCGCGACGCCATTCGCGTCTCGAAGCAGCCGGTGGCCTACACCCATTGCGCGCCGAAGGCGTTGCGCGACCACCCGCGCAACAAGACCGACGAGGATTTGCGTGCCATCGCCGAGCGCGGCGGCGTCATCGGCGTCACCATGTTTCCGCCGTTCATGCCGCGCGGCAATGACTCCACGCTCGACGATTATCTCGACGCCATCGAGCACGTCATCGGCCTTGCCGGCGAGGAGCAGGTGGCGATCGGCACCGACTTCACCCAGGACATCGACGAAGAGGGCCTGCGCTATTTCACCCGCTACAAGGGCACCGGCCACGCACTGCTGGAGATCGGCAATGTGGTCAACCCCAAGGAGTTCGGCCGCATCGAGCAGTACCCCAACCTCACGGCGGCGATGGAGCGGCGCGGCTGGACGGAGACCCGCATCCGCCGCGTGCTGGGCGACAACTGGCTACGACTGTTCGGCGAGGTGTGGCGATGA